In Nitrosospira briensis C-128, a genomic segment contains:
- a CDS encoding erythromycin esterase family protein, which yields MPDLDAHHSLIDALERHAQSLQDIGDDYRPLIYAAKNKKLILLGEASHGTAEFYRMRAEITQHLIVEEGFDAVAVEADWPDAYRVNRFVSGTSDDTEADAALSNFERFPTWMWRNTEVLAFVAWLRDYNQGGEKYKGRKESVGFYGLDLYSMTTSMAAVLAYLDKIDPQEAAAARARYGCFGQFISNPQAYGYAIASGRWDSCEQEVLTQLMQLQRKARLYVEQDGAFAGNEYFSARQNAELVKNAEEYYRAMFRGRPNTWNLRDRHMFETLEKLAAHLETRLGREPRIIVWAHNSHLGNAAATDMAQRGEINIGQLVNEEYGDRALRIGFSTSRGTVTAASDWDGPAETKTVRDPLPGSYEAIFSGLEKKRFLLDLRTEDEAVSLLKEKKLQRAIGVIYRPETERASHYFYSSLPRQFDFMIHIDKTEAVQPLPSFVHKRPGEMDETYPSGF from the coding sequence ATGCCTGATCTCGATGCTCATCACAGCTTGATTGACGCACTGGAACGGCATGCGCAATCTCTGCAGGATATCGGTGACGATTATCGCCCACTGATTTACGCTGCAAAAAACAAAAAACTCATTCTGCTTGGGGAAGCCTCTCACGGCACGGCGGAATTTTATCGGATGCGTGCCGAAATTACCCAGCATCTCATTGTAGAAGAAGGATTCGACGCCGTCGCGGTTGAGGCCGATTGGCCGGATGCTTACCGAGTCAATCGCTTCGTATCCGGCACATCGGATGATACGGAGGCGGATGCGGCCCTGTCGAATTTTGAACGATTTCCAACGTGGATGTGGCGTAATACCGAGGTCCTGGCCTTCGTCGCGTGGCTGCGCGATTATAATCAGGGGGGCGAGAAATATAAGGGCCGAAAGGAATCCGTAGGGTTCTACGGCCTTGATTTGTACAGTATGACAACCTCGATGGCGGCAGTGCTGGCCTATCTGGACAAGATCGATCCGCAAGAAGCTGCGGCCGCGCGAGCGCGCTATGGCTGCTTTGGCCAGTTCATCAGTAATCCCCAGGCGTATGGCTATGCCATTGCCTCAGGCAGATGGGACTCCTGCGAGCAGGAAGTTCTGACTCAACTCATGCAATTGCAACGGAAAGCGCGCCTCTATGTTGAGCAGGACGGCGCTTTTGCCGGGAACGAGTATTTTTCAGCTCGGCAGAATGCCGAATTGGTAAAAAATGCCGAGGAATATTACCGTGCGATGTTCAGAGGGCGGCCCAACACCTGGAATCTGCGAGACCGGCATATGTTCGAAACTCTTGAAAAACTTGCTGCTCATCTGGAAACCCGGTTGGGGCGAGAACCGCGGATCATCGTGTGGGCACATAATTCTCATCTGGGCAACGCCGCAGCGACGGATATGGCGCAGCGCGGCGAGATCAATATCGGCCAGTTGGTCAATGAGGAATATGGCGATAGAGCGCTTCGCATCGGATTTTCGACCAGCCGCGGTACGGTAACCGCAGCGTCGGATTGGGATGGGCCGGCCGAAACGAAAACCGTTCGCGATCCATTGCCCGGCAGTTACGAAGCAATTTTTTCGGGACTCGAAAAGAAACGTTTCCTTCTTGATCTTCGAACTGAAGACGAAGCTGTCAGCCTGTTAAAAGAAAAAAAACTGCAGCGGGCCATCGGGGTAATTTACCGGCCTGAAACCGAGCGCGCAAGCCATTACTTCTATTCATCCCTGCCACGGCAATTTGATTTCATGATCCATATCGATAAAACAGAAGCTGTGCAGCCGTTACCGTCATTTGTTCACAAAAGGCCCGGTGAAATGGACGAGACCTATCCGTCGGGCTTTTAA
- a CDS encoding phosphoribosyltransferase, whose translation MASSVLYFADRAEAGKRLAEALVGYAGRTDVLVLALPRGGVPVAYEVARTLAVPMDLWLVRKLGVPGQEELAMGAIAGKDTRVLNRDIINVLNIDKTTIEAVIVKEQAELERRNRLYRQGRPSPDIEGKTIIIIDDGLATGATMRAAIASLRQAGAARIIAAVPVGAASTCGKVEQDADELVCLYTPEPFYGVGQWYDDFSQTSDESVLALLESATKRPDGTAIKPEKAV comes from the coding sequence ATGGCAAGCTCCGTTCTCTATTTCGCAGACAGGGCAGAAGCTGGAAAAAGGCTGGCGGAAGCACTGGTCGGCTACGCTGGAAGAACCGACGTCCTCGTTCTGGCGCTTCCGCGCGGCGGTGTGCCGGTGGCTTATGAAGTGGCCCGGACTCTGGCTGTGCCGATGGATCTGTGGCTTGTCCGCAAGCTGGGCGTGCCGGGACAGGAAGAACTGGCGATGGGCGCGATAGCAGGAAAGGATACTCGCGTCCTCAATCGAGACATCATCAACGTCTTGAATATCGACAAGACTACCATTGAGGCTGTAATAGTAAAGGAACAGGCGGAACTGGAAAGGCGCAATCGGCTTTACCGTCAAGGCAGGCCATCACCCGATATTGAAGGAAAGACAATCATAATTATCGATGATGGCCTTGCCACGGGGGCGACCATGCGTGCTGCAATTGCTTCCCTCCGTCAAGCTGGCGCAGCAAGGATCATCGCGGCTGTGCCGGTCGGTGCGGCGTCTACCTGCGGAAAAGTCGAGCAGGATGCGGATGAGCTTGTTTGCCTGTATACACCGGAGCCTTTTTACGGTGTCGGACAATGGTATGACGATTTTTCACAGACTTCGGATGAGAGCGTGCTGGCGCTCCTGGAAAGCGCCACCAAAAGACCGGATGGTACCGCGATAAAACCGGAAAAAGCAGTGTGA
- a CDS encoding dienelactone hydrolase family protein → MANPLHNRTPETTAVRIPAGDVVLSADLAIPPDARAIVAFAHGSGSSRHSTRNRYVAETLNKYRFATLLADLLTEEEEIVDMRTRHLRFDIPMLADRLIDIATWLQREPQTKNLKIGWFGASTGAGAALIAAARRPENIMAVVSRGGRPDLAGDYLPEVMAPVLLIVGENDPEVLKLNKSALTRLNPNGHSRLEIVPNATHLFEEPGTLEAAALLAAQWFQTHSGLPGEEAAGEEV, encoded by the coding sequence ATGGCCAACCCCTTGCATAACCGAACTCCTGAGACGACAGCCGTACGAATCCCGGCAGGGGATGTCGTGCTGAGCGCAGATCTGGCTATACCGCCGGATGCGAGGGCTATTGTCGCATTCGCGCATGGCAGCGGCAGTAGCCGGCATAGCACCCGGAACCGTTATGTCGCGGAAACGCTGAACAAGTATCGCTTCGCCACGTTGCTCGCCGATCTCTTGACGGAGGAAGAAGAAATTGTCGATATGCGGACACGGCATTTGCGTTTCGATATACCCATGCTGGCGGACAGGCTGATCGATATCGCCACATGGTTGCAACGTGAACCGCAAACGAAAAATTTAAAAATAGGCTGGTTTGGGGCAAGTACAGGCGCTGGCGCCGCGTTGATTGCCGCGGCAAGGCGCCCGGAAAATATCATGGCTGTGGTTTCCCGCGGCGGCCGACCTGATCTGGCCGGAGATTATTTGCCTGAAGTCATGGCCCCTGTGCTTCTTATCGTAGGTGAAAACGATCCAGAGGTTTTGAAACTCAATAAATCGGCGCTTACGCGGCTTAACCCCAACGGCCACTCCAGGTTGGAGATCGTACCAAACGCAACACATCTGTTTGAGGAGCCCGGCACGCTCGAGGCAGCAGCCCTTCTGGCGGCGCAATGGTTTCAAACCCATTCCGGACTACCCGGAGAAGAGGCAGCCGGAGAAGAGGTTTAA
- a CDS encoding LodA/GoxA family CTQ-dependent oxidase, translated as MKAIYRIYPAIGVARIGNSKTGYFLGPESPGITPPGPYRDDSSPGKIKPQAVRFRIYKFIRDDFGKEALDSEIVLDEKTRIRWSIHLVNRKAAGGNFPPGGPSSTSLRNAEYSRAGLIADAGIQSISGRSQAGDLLTGEINFIKNGDIEGSAKIVLGRIVTDEQGRLIVVGGPGKSGSPIGRGLDNFANNDGWYDGVSDGPVSAVVEVEGEPPISAEGGAWVVVAPPSYAPGIEGVTTWYDQALNVAVRNFSPRLIKDVPSFTRDIYSILKRTVLIHWVVEQRNRHHGDAGNFLDSERLSKLADKTENGKSARETVLRWLMKPNTRVDPNSPPSRVPPSMPKVNSGLDPDNPERGEYTALTEYQYTMMEKWSQGDFQADWATEPVPVPFDELPLEQKPDALTRASLEGCIGAPFFPGIEVTYVIAQAATYEAPFRIKHTLPPGFLTERMALPWQADFLACGELWWPAQRPVDVVTASGQIQPFSRGIEDYSDMVRWWSELGFIVKKGGKFVEDERNPIEGQS; from the coding sequence ATGAAAGCGATTTACCGGATTTACCCGGCGATAGGTGTAGCGCGTATAGGAAACAGCAAGACTGGTTATTTCCTGGGGCCGGAGTCTCCAGGGATCACCCCCCCGGGACCCTATCGTGACGACTCGTCGCCGGGAAAAATAAAGCCGCAAGCGGTTCGATTCCGGATTTATAAATTTATCCGTGACGATTTCGGCAAGGAAGCGCTCGATAGCGAGATCGTTCTGGATGAAAAGACAAGAATCAGATGGAGCATCCACTTGGTCAACCGTAAAGCAGCAGGCGGAAATTTTCCACCGGGAGGTCCGTCTTCCACTTCGCTCAGAAATGCGGAATACAGCAGAGCAGGATTAATCGCGGATGCCGGAATACAGTCCATATCGGGCAGGAGCCAAGCCGGAGATCTGCTCACTGGAGAAATCAACTTCATCAAAAATGGAGATATCGAGGGCAGCGCAAAAATTGTGCTTGGGCGCATCGTCACGGACGAACAAGGGCGGTTGATCGTTGTCGGCGGTCCAGGTAAATCGGGCTCCCCCATTGGCCGAGGTCTCGATAATTTTGCGAATAATGATGGCTGGTATGATGGCGTTTCCGATGGGCCAGTAAGTGCTGTCGTAGAGGTCGAGGGTGAACCGCCCATCAGTGCGGAAGGCGGCGCATGGGTTGTTGTGGCGCCACCATCGTATGCACCCGGGATTGAAGGTGTCACGACCTGGTATGACCAGGCGCTGAATGTCGCCGTGCGAAATTTCTCTCCACGTCTTATAAAAGATGTGCCGTCATTTACACGGGATATCTACTCGATCCTGAAGCGGACAGTACTGATTCATTGGGTGGTGGAGCAAAGGAATCGTCATCATGGAGACGCGGGAAATTTCCTCGATTCCGAGCGCCTGAGCAAGCTGGCAGACAAGACCGAGAATGGGAAGTCCGCGCGTGAAACGGTCTTGAGGTGGCTGATGAAACCCAATACTCGCGTCGATCCCAATTCTCCCCCGTCCAGAGTTCCGCCCAGCATGCCGAAAGTGAACAGCGGCCTGGATCCCGACAATCCCGAGCGAGGCGAATACACCGCACTGACGGAGTATCAGTACACCATGATGGAAAAATGGTCGCAGGGCGATTTCCAAGCCGACTGGGCAACTGAACCTGTACCTGTTCCGTTCGATGAATTGCCGCTGGAACAAAAACCCGATGCCCTGACGCGAGCATCATTGGAAGGCTGCATCGGCGCACCATTTTTTCCCGGTATCGAGGTAACGTATGTCATCGCGCAGGCAGCGACCTATGAAGCACCGTTCCGCATCAAACATACGCTTCCCCCTGGCTTTCTGACTGAGCGAATGGCATTGCCCTGGCAGGCTGACTTTCTGGCTTGCGGCGAACTGTGGTGGCCGGCTCAGCGTCCTGTCGATGTCGTTACCGCTTCGGGACAGATACAGCCATTTTCACGAGGCATTGAAGATTACAGTGATATGGTCAGATGGTGGTCAGAGCTGGGTTTTATCGTAAAAAAGGGCGGCAAATTCGTAGAGGACGAGCGGAATCCCATAGAGGGCCAGTCCTGA
- a CDS encoding sigma 54-interacting transcriptional regulator — protein sequence MFDAKPKILIVDDDTDLLELLVIRLTAVGYKVDAVQSAEAALNYLDVSRPQLVISDMQMSGMDGMALFEHIHRTLPTLPVIILTAHGTIPDAVAAVQQGVFGYLAKPFDSKTLLANISQALRFVPGALPQQEISQAAWRKNIITQSAVMEDLLTKAGLVAEGDASVLIYGESGVGKELFAHAIHDASKRRDHPFVAINCAAIPEQLLESELFGHVKGAFTGAVRDHKGLFQLAEGGTLLLDEIGDMPLLLQVKLLRVLQERQVRPVGSAQAMPVNVRIISATHRDLKAEIAAGTFREDLYYRLDVVALTIPALSQRREDIPLLTNYFLSTFSRKYQKNINGFSPEAMEMLISASWPGNVRQLMNVIERCVALSTAPLISAISVYDAMHREEEQLVSFEDARKSFERDYLVRVLKITGGNVTQAARLAKRNRTEFYKLLQRYQLDPSVFKQAQA from the coding sequence ATGTTTGATGCCAAACCCAAAATCCTCATCGTCGACGACGATACGGATCTGCTTGAGTTGCTTGTTATTCGGCTTACTGCTGTGGGTTACAAGGTGGACGCGGTACAAAGTGCAGAGGCCGCGCTGAATTATCTGGATGTATCACGACCGCAACTGGTCATCAGCGATATGCAGATGAGCGGCATGGATGGCATGGCGTTATTTGAGCATATCCATCGGACATTACCGACGTTGCCGGTAATCATCCTGACTGCGCATGGCACCATTCCCGATGCGGTTGCAGCTGTTCAGCAGGGTGTATTCGGCTATCTGGCCAAACCTTTTGACAGCAAAACCCTGCTGGCCAACATTAGCCAGGCGCTCAGGTTCGTTCCCGGCGCCCTGCCGCAGCAGGAGATATCACAGGCAGCGTGGCGCAAGAATATCATTACGCAAAGTGCCGTCATGGAGGACCTTCTTACAAAAGCGGGACTGGTAGCGGAGGGAGACGCAAGTGTACTGATCTACGGCGAAAGCGGCGTGGGTAAGGAATTATTCGCGCACGCGATACACGATGCATCCAAACGCCGCGATCATCCGTTTGTGGCTATAAATTGCGCGGCAATTCCGGAACAATTACTGGAATCGGAATTGTTCGGTCACGTCAAAGGCGCGTTTACCGGCGCTGTCCGGGACCACAAGGGGCTGTTTCAGTTAGCGGAAGGCGGGACACTGCTTCTGGACGAAATTGGCGATATGCCGCTTTTGCTCCAGGTCAAGTTATTGCGTGTTCTGCAGGAGCGACAGGTGCGACCGGTTGGGTCCGCGCAGGCGATGCCCGTGAATGTTCGCATTATTTCAGCAACGCACCGTGATCTCAAAGCTGAAATCGCTGCCGGTACCTTTCGAGAAGATCTTTATTACAGGCTGGACGTTGTGGCGTTGACGATCCCGGCCCTGTCGCAGAGACGCGAGGATATTCCATTACTGACAAATTACTTTCTGAGCACATTTTCCAGGAAATATCAGAAAAATATCAACGGGTTCTCTCCCGAAGCCATGGAGATGCTGATTAGCGCGTCCTGGCCGGGTAATGTGCGGCAGCTTATGAATGTCATCGAAAGATGTGTTGCCCTGAGTACGGCGCCCCTCATCTCGGCGATATCGGTATATGACGCCATGCACCGGGAAGAGGAACAGCTTGTTTCTTTCGAGGACGCGCGCAAAAGTTTCGAAAGAGACTATCTCGTACGCGTGCTGAAGATCACGGGCGGCAACGTGACACAGGCAGCACGCCTGGCCAAGCGAAATCGCACCGAGTTCTACAAGCTGCTTCAGCGATACCAGCTCGATCCTTCTGTTTTCAAGCAGGCGCAAGCATGA
- a CDS encoding dihydrolipoamide acyltransferase, with amino-acid sequence MNRMRQKLRVLPAIMLMFVAACAVLPEDQPSIMPADPIVTGQMDDMMEFYESLRKQPPAELTRIYDKVKQNFVQNKSDSNRARLVLLLILPHTSFRDITSAVYLLHEWPRDSKPATNLQSFRNLLASLLAEQQRLTHSVEELSQKLKDEQKRVETLQNQIDAIKNMEKNLILREL; translated from the coding sequence ATGAATCGCATGCGTCAAAAATTGCGGGTCCTGCCGGCAATAATGTTGATGTTTGTGGCCGCGTGCGCGGTCTTGCCTGAAGATCAGCCATCCATCATGCCAGCTGATCCGATCGTCACGGGTCAGATGGATGATATGATGGAGTTTTATGAATCCTTGCGTAAACAGCCGCCCGCAGAGCTTACCCGCATATATGACAAGGTAAAACAGAATTTCGTACAGAACAAGAGCGACTCGAACCGAGCCAGGCTCGTATTGCTTCTTATACTGCCCCATACCTCCTTTCGTGACATCACTTCAGCGGTCTACCTCCTTCATGAGTGGCCACGGGATTCGAAGCCGGCAACCAATCTGCAAAGTTTCAGAAATTTGCTCGCAAGCCTGCTTGCTGAGCAGCAGCGGCTAACTCACAGTGTGGAAGAATTGTCGCAGAAACTCAAAGACGAGCAAAAACGCGTCGAGACCTTGCAAAACCAGATCGATGCCATAAAAAACATGGAAAAAAACCTTATTCTCAGAGAGTTATAG
- a CDS encoding sensor histidine kinase: protein MSARVEIAKQDSGISVGSLSRLRRDPKSFLKLILLGFALVGLPLIIALINSAFSIDRLADQSRKAVYQAAQIAHSSRALADEIAAMERAVRQAHILSDTSLLEGYFRAHNKFESMSASLFELSLQDEQKQLLTNLQTSEASIFEKVSAVRQSPEKLRDLIGNFVLLRDSARTFSWVGYTLIEREVDEMQDMAGYARFTVGWQLLALIPFAILLAFFFSVRIARPIRQIDEAIRSMGQGELFKPISVDGPQDLVYFGERLDWMRRRLLKLEEQKTRFLQHVSHELKTPLTAMREGADLLAEGVAGKLTEEQQRIARILHSNSIQLQRRIEDLLSYSALQAEKAALVKQEANLTKILDAVLQDQNLIIMSKGLRIDLSCPELVIDCDEQKIKVIIDNLLSNAVKFSPSGGCIRIWTSKIAGMVQLDIVDAGLGVDEADREKVFEPFYQGRRILDSHVRGTGLGLSIAREYALAHGGNIELIPKIGVGAHFRLTIPVCDPEGSL, encoded by the coding sequence ATGAGTGCTCGCGTAGAAATTGCCAAGCAGGACAGCGGCATTAGCGTTGGATCCCTGTCCCGGTTGCGGCGCGACCCGAAATCGTTCCTCAAATTGATTCTGCTCGGTTTTGCGCTTGTTGGCTTGCCGCTGATCATCGCGCTTATCAACAGTGCTTTTTCCATTGACCGGTTAGCGGATCAGAGTCGCAAGGCCGTGTATCAGGCGGCACAAATTGCCCATAGCAGCCGTGCGCTGGCTGACGAGATTGCCGCTATGGAGCGGGCTGTGCGCCAAGCCCATATCCTGAGCGATACGTCTTTGCTGGAAGGTTATTTCCGCGCGCATAACAAATTCGAGAGCATGTCGGCGAGCCTTTTCGAGTTGTCGTTGCAGGACGAACAGAAACAATTGCTGACGAACCTGCAAACGTCGGAAGCCTCGATTTTCGAGAAAGTATCGGCTGTAAGACAATCCCCGGAAAAGCTTCGCGATCTAATCGGTAATTTCGTGCTCCTCCGAGATTCGGCACGGACCTTTTCGTGGGTTGGCTATACGTTAATCGAGCGTGAAGTGGATGAAATGCAGGACATGGCGGGGTATGCGCGCTTTACCGTCGGATGGCAGCTACTCGCCCTGATTCCATTTGCCATTCTACTGGCATTCTTTTTTTCGGTACGGATCGCACGTCCAATCCGCCAGATCGATGAGGCCATCCGTAGTATGGGGCAAGGTGAGCTATTCAAGCCGATAAGTGTGGATGGGCCTCAGGATCTGGTGTATTTCGGTGAGCGCCTGGACTGGATGCGTCGCCGTTTGCTGAAGCTGGAAGAGCAGAAAACGCGATTTCTGCAGCATGTTTCTCATGAGCTGAAGACACCGCTTACGGCCATGCGTGAAGGGGCGGATTTGCTCGCGGAAGGCGTCGCGGGGAAACTGACCGAAGAACAGCAGCGTATCGCGAGGATTCTCCATAGCAACAGCATACAACTCCAGCGGCGCATCGAAGATTTATTGAGCTATAGCGCGCTACAGGCCGAAAAAGCCGCGCTGGTGAAGCAAGAGGCGAATCTGACAAAAATTCTGGATGCGGTGTTGCAGGACCAGAATCTTATTATCATGAGTAAAGGCTTGAGAATCGACTTATCTTGCCCGGAATTGGTTATCGACTGCGATGAACAGAAAATCAAGGTAATTATCGATAATCTGTTGTCGAACGCAGTGAAATTTTCACCTTCGGGCGGCTGTATTCGCATTTGGACCAGTAAGATAGCCGGGATGGTTCAATTGGATATTGTTGACGCGGGTCTGGGCGTTGACGAAGCAGATCGTGAAAAAGTATTCGAGCCGTTTTACCAGGGGCGGCGGATACTCGACAGCCATGTCAGGGGAACAGGGTTGGGGCTATCCATTGCGCGCGAGTATGCGCTGGCGCACGGCGGCAATATTGAGCTTATCCCGAAAATTGGTGTCGGAGCCCATTTCCGCCTCACCATACCCGTTTGTGACCCCGAGGGATCCCTATGA
- a CDS encoding arsenate reductase family protein — protein MSDRIIVYQKPGCSKCRATLELLASSGEEFDAVNYYETPLTVERLRELIDKLGLSVRDVLRGDEPIARSLKLAERALPDEELIRIMVENPDLIQRPIVVRGDEAMLCRPPENVMKLL, from the coding sequence ATGAGTGACAGGATTATTGTTTATCAGAAACCCGGGTGCAGCAAATGCAGAGCCACGCTTGAGCTTCTTGCGAGCAGCGGTGAAGAGTTCGATGCTGTCAATTATTATGAAACACCTTTGACCGTTGAGCGTTTACGCGAACTGATCGATAAGCTTGGCTTGTCGGTACGCGACGTGCTGCGTGGCGATGAACCTATAGCGCGTAGCCTCAAGCTTGCTGAACGAGCGTTGCCGGATGAAGAACTGATAAGGATCATGGTGGAAAATCCGGATTTGATTCAGCGGCCAATTGTTGTGCGTGGTGACGAGGCAATGCTGTGCCGCCCGCCGGAAAACGTGATGAAATTGCTGTAA